Proteins from a genomic interval of Zingiber officinale cultivar Zhangliang chromosome 2A, Zo_v1.1, whole genome shotgun sequence:
- the LOC122041797 gene encoding uncharacterized protein LOC122041797 isoform X5 produces the protein MVCMLGCGRMAAMARLLKVGSFQGMTAEEMTNEKLAAHTIHNEFQDANEANLLEEADMHVFDYRPLTDPLHLVCCNACKKPIKASQYSTHAVNCGLLNPIDDVLDIDGGISSFKKLPKKGKKIIQTTNGSLQMATAEQETPIHLDGNCGGGSTSKCGFHPCIHLRIVFSHFLFRIQVAEQNHEKKRSTS, from the exons ATGGTATGCATGCTTGGATGTGGTAGAATGGCAGCAATGGCAAGGTTGCTTAAGGTTGGAAGTTTTCAAGGAATGACAGCAG AAGAAATGACCAATGAAAAACTTGCTGCTCATACTATACACAATGAATTCCAGGATGCAAATGAGGCAAACTTACTTGAAGAAGCAG atatgcatgtttttgatTATAGACCATTGACAGATCCTCTTCACCTG GTCTGTTGCAATGCGTGTAAGAAGCCAATTAAAGCTAGTCAATATTCAACTCATGCAG TGAATTGTGGGCTTTTGAACCCTATTGATGATGTGTTGGATATTGATGGTGGTATTTCAAGCTTTAAGAAGCTTCCAAAGAAGGGAAAGAAAATAATTCAAACAACTAATGGAA GTTTACAAATGGCAACTGCAGAGCAAGAAACACCTATACATTTGGATGGCAACTGTGGTGGTGGTTCTACATCAAAGTGTG GCTTTCATCCCTGTATCCATCTGAGGATAGTATTCTCCCATTTTCTGTTCAGGATTCAAGTTGCAGAACAAAACCATGAAAAGAAGAGAAGTACAAGCTAG
- the LOC122041797 gene encoding uncharacterized protein LOC122041797 isoform X2, which translates to MVCMLGCGRMAAMARLLKVGSFQGMTAEEMTNEKLAAHTIHNEFQDANEANLLEEADMHVFDYRPLTDPLHLVCCNACKKPIKASQYSTHAVNCGLLNPIDDVLDIDGGISSFKKLPKKGKKIIQTTNGKQETPIHLDGNCGGGSTSKCGFKLQNKTMKRREVQASSSIKYHSVAPAPLATKIFYSQGRNHLRSELKHLFHEVWSREHSGDSPNS; encoded by the exons ATGGTATGCATGCTTGGATGTGGTAGAATGGCAGCAATGGCAAGGTTGCTTAAGGTTGGAAGTTTTCAAGGAATGACAGCAG AAGAAATGACCAATGAAAAACTTGCTGCTCATACTATACACAATGAATTCCAGGATGCAAATGAGGCAAACTTACTTGAAGAAGCAG atatgcatgtttttgatTATAGACCATTGACAGATCCTCTTCACCTG GTCTGTTGCAATGCGTGTAAGAAGCCAATTAAAGCTAGTCAATATTCAACTCATGCAG TGAATTGTGGGCTTTTGAACCCTATTGATGATGTGTTGGATATTGATGGTGGTATTTCAAGCTTTAAGAAGCTTCCAAAGAAGGGAAAGAAAATAATTCAAACAACTAATGGAA AGCAAGAAACACCTATACATTTGGATGGCAACTGTGGTGGTGGTTCTACATCAAAGTGTG GATTCAAGTTGCAGAACAAAACCATGAAAAGAAGAGAAGTACAAGCTAGTTCTTCAATCAAATATCATTCAG TGGCTCCAGCACCACTTGCAACCAAAATTTTTTATTCACAAGGAAGAAATCATCTCCGTTCAGAACTTAAGCATCTTTTTCATGAAGTATGGTCTAGAGAACACAGTGGAGATTCTCCAAATTCATAG
- the LOC122041797 gene encoding uncharacterized protein LOC122041797 isoform X3 has product MVCMLGCGRMAAMARLLKVGSFQGMTAEEMTNEKLAAHTIHNEFQDANEANLLEEADMHVFDYRPLTDPLHLVCCNACKKPIKASQYSTHAVNCGLLNPIDDVLDIDGGISSFKKLPKKGKKIIQTTNGSLQMATAEQETPIHLDGNCGGGSTSKCVAPAPLATKIFYSQGRNHLRSELKHLFHEVWSREHSGDSPNS; this is encoded by the exons ATGGTATGCATGCTTGGATGTGGTAGAATGGCAGCAATGGCAAGGTTGCTTAAGGTTGGAAGTTTTCAAGGAATGACAGCAG AAGAAATGACCAATGAAAAACTTGCTGCTCATACTATACACAATGAATTCCAGGATGCAAATGAGGCAAACTTACTTGAAGAAGCAG atatgcatgtttttgatTATAGACCATTGACAGATCCTCTTCACCTG GTCTGTTGCAATGCGTGTAAGAAGCCAATTAAAGCTAGTCAATATTCAACTCATGCAG TGAATTGTGGGCTTTTGAACCCTATTGATGATGTGTTGGATATTGATGGTGGTATTTCAAGCTTTAAGAAGCTTCCAAAGAAGGGAAAGAAAATAATTCAAACAACTAATGGAA GTTTACAAATGGCAACTGCAGAGCAAGAAACACCTATACATTTGGATGGCAACTGTGGTGGTGGTTCTACATCAAAGTGTG TGGCTCCAGCACCACTTGCAACCAAAATTTTTTATTCACAAGGAAGAAATCATCTCCGTTCAGAACTTAAGCATCTTTTTCATGAAGTATGGTCTAGAGAACACAGTGGAGATTCTCCAAATTCATAG
- the LOC122041797 gene encoding uncharacterized protein LOC122041797 isoform X1, with protein sequence MVCMLGCGRMAAMARLLKVGSFQGMTAEEMTNEKLAAHTIHNEFQDANEANLLEEADMHVFDYRPLTDPLHLVCCNACKKPIKASQYSTHAVNCGLLNPIDDVLDIDGGISSFKKLPKKGKKIIQTTNGSLQMATAEQETPIHLDGNCGGGSTSKCGFKLQNKTMKRREVQASSSIKYHSVAPAPLATKIFYSQGRNHLRSELKHLFHEVWSREHSGDSPNS encoded by the exons ATGGTATGCATGCTTGGATGTGGTAGAATGGCAGCAATGGCAAGGTTGCTTAAGGTTGGAAGTTTTCAAGGAATGACAGCAG AAGAAATGACCAATGAAAAACTTGCTGCTCATACTATACACAATGAATTCCAGGATGCAAATGAGGCAAACTTACTTGAAGAAGCAG atatgcatgtttttgatTATAGACCATTGACAGATCCTCTTCACCTG GTCTGTTGCAATGCGTGTAAGAAGCCAATTAAAGCTAGTCAATATTCAACTCATGCAG TGAATTGTGGGCTTTTGAACCCTATTGATGATGTGTTGGATATTGATGGTGGTATTTCAAGCTTTAAGAAGCTTCCAAAGAAGGGAAAGAAAATAATTCAAACAACTAATGGAA GTTTACAAATGGCAACTGCAGAGCAAGAAACACCTATACATTTGGATGGCAACTGTGGTGGTGGTTCTACATCAAAGTGTG GATTCAAGTTGCAGAACAAAACCATGAAAAGAAGAGAAGTACAAGCTAGTTCTTCAATCAAATATCATTCAG TGGCTCCAGCACCACTTGCAACCAAAATTTTTTATTCACAAGGAAGAAATCATCTCCGTTCAGAACTTAAGCATCTTTTTCATGAAGTATGGTCTAGAGAACACAGTGGAGATTCTCCAAATTCATAG
- the LOC122041797 gene encoding uncharacterized protein LOC122041797 isoform X4: MVCMLGCGRMAAMARLLKVGSFQGMTAEEMTNEKLAAHTIHNEFQDANEANLLEEADMHVFDYRPLTDPLHLVCCNACKKPIKASQYSTHAVNCGLLNPIDDVLDIDGGISSFKKLPKKGKKIIQTTNGKQETPIHLDGNCGGGSTSKCVAPAPLATKIFYSQGRNHLRSELKHLFHEVWSREHSGDSPNS, encoded by the exons ATGGTATGCATGCTTGGATGTGGTAGAATGGCAGCAATGGCAAGGTTGCTTAAGGTTGGAAGTTTTCAAGGAATGACAGCAG AAGAAATGACCAATGAAAAACTTGCTGCTCATACTATACACAATGAATTCCAGGATGCAAATGAGGCAAACTTACTTGAAGAAGCAG atatgcatgtttttgatTATAGACCATTGACAGATCCTCTTCACCTG GTCTGTTGCAATGCGTGTAAGAAGCCAATTAAAGCTAGTCAATATTCAACTCATGCAG TGAATTGTGGGCTTTTGAACCCTATTGATGATGTGTTGGATATTGATGGTGGTATTTCAAGCTTTAAGAAGCTTCCAAAGAAGGGAAAGAAAATAATTCAAACAACTAATGGAA AGCAAGAAACACCTATACATTTGGATGGCAACTGTGGTGGTGGTTCTACATCAAAGTGTG TGGCTCCAGCACCACTTGCAACCAAAATTTTTTATTCACAAGGAAGAAATCATCTCCGTTCAGAACTTAAGCATCTTTTTCATGAAGTATGGTCTAGAGAACACAGTGGAGATTCTCCAAATTCATAG